TGCTGGGGCCTCGGCTCCGACACGACCAAGGACCCTGGCCCGTGGCGAGGCGAGCTGCGCAACATGTGGAAGCCCACCAAGCAGGACAACCTGTGGTTCCACGGCGGCAACCTGCATCAGTCCCGGCACTACTCGCGCTACCTGTCGATTCAGCTCAAGGCGCGCATGGAGGGGCTCGACACCCCCGTCTACGCCATCCCCGAAACCGTCCACCTGTCCTGAAGGAGCCGTCATGTCCAACGTCCACATCACCGGCGCAGCGCGCGGAATCGGCAAGTCGATCGCGAACCGATTGGCAAGCGACGGACACGACCTGGTCGTGTCCGACCTTCCCAGCATGTCCGACGCACTCGAGGCCACCGCCGAGGAGCTGCGGGCCCACGGCGGCAAGGTCGTCGCCGCCACCGGTGACGTGTCGTCGGCCGACGACGTACGCCGGTTGGTGGCCACGACCGGCGACGAACTCGGGTCGCTCGACGTCATGGTCGCCAACGCCGGTATCGCCCAGACCAAGGCGCTGCTCGAGGTGACTCCCGAGGAATACGACCGGGTGCACGCGGTCAACGGGCGAGGGGTGTTCCTCTGTTACACCGAGGCCGCCAAGCAGATGATCTCCCAAGGCAACGGCGGCAAGATCATCGGCGCGGCGTCGATCGCGGCGCACAAGGGATTTCCGTTGCTCGGTGTCTACTGCTCCAGCAAGTTCGCGGTGCGGGCGCTCACCCAGTCGGCCGCGCAGGAGTGGGCCGAGCACGGCATCACGGTCAACGCCTACTGCCCGGGCATCGTCGACACGACGATGTGGGAGGAGATCGATCGCGATCTCGGCGCGATCAACAACGTCGGCAAGGGCGAGTCGATGAAGGCGATGGCCGCAGGCATCGCACTCGGACGCGTTTCGACCGGCGACGACGTCGCCAAGCTGGTGTCGTACCTGGCTGGCCCCGACTCGGACTACATGACCGGACAGTCGGTGCTGGTCGACGGCGGAATGGTCTTCAGTTAGTCCGACGGCAAACGGAACGAGGCGCCCGCATCGCTGCGGGCGCCTCGTTCCATCTGGCGGTGGCGGAGGGATTTGAACCCTCGGTGGGGGTTAACCCACAAACGCTTTCGAGGCGTTCTCCTTAGGCCGCTCGGACACGCCACCGCCGAAGAACATACCCGACGGACGACGTTCGCCCCAAACCGGCACACTGGACGGGTGGAGCACGAGGACATCGTCCGGCTGCGGCGGGCGCGCGATCGGATGGATCGCGACTACGCCCAGCCCCTCGACGTGCCCGCGCTCGCGGCCGATGCGCTGATGTCGGTCGGCCATTTCCAGCGCTCGTTCAAGAAGGCGTACGGCGAAACGCCCTACTCCTACCTGATGACTCGGCGGGTCGAGCGCGCCCAGGCGCTGCTGCGCATCGGTGAGTTGAGCGTCACCGACGTCTGCATGGCGACCTCAGGCCAGCATCGAGGAGTCGATCTCGGCGATCGAGGTGACGCCGGTGGTGGCCATCATGAGGTCGAGTTCGGCACGGAAGTGTTCGAGCACCTCACGCACCCCGTCGGCACCGGCGATCGCGAGCCCGTAGACGTAGGGGCGGCCGATGCAGACCGCTGACGCGCCGAGCGCCAACGCCTTGTAAACGTCTGCACCACAACGGATCCCGCTGTCGAACAGCAGCGGGACATGCCCGTCGACCACCGGGACTATCGCCTCCAGCGCATCGAGGGAGGCGATCGCTCCGTCGACCTGCCGGCCACCGTGGTTCGAGACGATGATCCCGTCGACACCCGCCTCCAGTGCCAGCCGAGCGTCCTTGACGGACTGCACACCCTTGACCAGGATCGGCAGGTCCGTCATCTCCCGCAGCGTCGCCAGGTCGTCCCAGGTCAGATCGGTTCGGGAGAAGACCTCCAGGAAGGTCTGGACGGCGGCGCGTGGATAGGGCGAGCGGAGGTTCTCGCGGAACTCGCCGGGATAGTGCTTGGTGATTGAGAGCAGCGAGCGCACCGCGGCCGGGGTCGGTCGTCCGTCGGGCTGTTTGCCCGGCCCGCCGTTCACGCGCTGCTCGACCAGGTCCTGGAACGCCGGGTCGGACGTGTACTGCGCGATGCCGAGACCACGGGCGAACGGCAGGTACGCGCGATCGAGGTCGAGCGTGCGCCAACCGAGCACGGTCGTGTCGAGCGTGACCACGATCGCGCCCGCACCGATGGCCTCGGCCCGTCGCACGAACGACTCGACGACGGACGGCTGGTTGCTCCAGTAGAGCTGGAACCAACGCGGGTGATCGCCGAGTTCGGCGGCGATCTGCTCCATCGGCACGGACGCCTGCGAGGAGATGATCATCGGCACGCCCGCGGCCTTCGCCCCGCGCGCGACGGCGAGATCGGCATCGGGATGTGCCATCTCGGCCACACCGATCGGGGCTGTCAGCAGAGGTGAGAGGAAATCGCTGCCCAGCAGGGAGATCGACTGTTCCCGGCGGCTCACGTCGCGCAGCATTCGCGGCACGATGCGGTGTCGGTCGAAGGCGGCACGGTTGGCGTCCATCGTCGACCCGGATCCGGCACCGGTCTGCACGTAGTCGCGTGCCGGCGGGCTCATCGCCTTCAACCCCGCGCGCTCCAGCGAGTCGGCATGGGTCGGCACCGAAGGCGTCCGACCGAAGACACCCGCCGAGTAGATACGCGACTGGATCTCGCGTCCGAAGGGCAACTGGGTCATCTCGGGGACTCCCTGTTCAGCAGCCGGGTGGGGTGGTGCTGGTGGTCGGCGCGGGGGTGTTGATCGTCGGGAAGGCATCGCCCAGAACGACGTCGATCGAGTCGTCGTCGCGACCGTCGGTCATGCTCTGGGCGCCCGGCACGAGGGGTTGCACGAACTGCTTCGCCTTGGCTGCGCCCTTCGGGCCGAACCGGATCTGGCCGACCGTCTTCAGCTTCATCTGGTACGGGTCGTTGCTGACAACACCGACGGTGAAGTGGTGCGCCTTCAGGGCTTTCGCCGTCTCCTTGGCCTTGCCCTGGCCGCTGGAGGCGTTGTAGACGTTCAGGACGAACCCGGCGTTGGCGTGCACGACCTTCGTGGGTGAGCAGCTCGCCGGCTTCTGGGGCGGACGACTACCCGGAATCATCCCGGTGGTGTACGCCGCCGCGTAGGCCGATCCGAGCACGACGGCCAGTCCGACCCCGATGAGCACCATGAGGGAACGCCTGCGCTTGCGGTCGCGGGCGTGGGAGCGTCCGGTCGATTGTGCGTACTTCATGAGATCGGCACCATCAGATCACGTGGACGCGTGCGTGCAACGGCGATCGGTGCCCATGTCGGTGGGCATGTCGATCCGTAACGACACCCCAGGCCGTGATCGAAGGACGGGCGCACTTCGCTCACGGCCTGGGAGATCACCGCGCCAGTCTAGGTCGGCTGGTTCCGGCGGCTCGCCGGTGTTCGGATGTGATCTGAGTCTAGAGTCGTCGCCGTGAGCGAATCTGCGACGCAACTCGACCAGATCAAGTCCGGGTACGGCTTCGAGGGCCTGGCCCTCCAGCTCGGGGTGGCGATGGACGAAGACACCCCGCATCCCGACGCGCCGGTGCGCCTGCCACTGGCGATGATGAACCGCCACGGCCTGGTCGCCGGCGCGACCGGAACGGGCAAGACCAAGACATTGCAGTTGATGGCCGAGCAGTTGTCGAACCAGGGCGTTCCGGTCTTCATCGCCGACATCAAGGGCGACATCTCCGGCCTGGCGACGCCGGGCGAATCGAGCGAGAAGCTGCTCGATCGCACGCAGGGCATCGGGCAACAGTGGACCGCGACCGCTTACCCGACCGAGTTCCTCACCCTCGGCGGACGGGGCAAGGGCGCCCCGGTCCGCGCCACCATGACCTCGTTCGGACCGACTCTGTTGGCGAAGGTGCTCGGTCTCAACGACACCCAGGAGTCCAGCCTCGGCCTGATCTTCCACTACGCCGACAAGCGCGGACTGACGCTGCTGGATCTCAAGGACCTGCAGGCGGTCATCAAGCACCTCGTCTCGGACGAGGGCAAGGCCGACCTGAAGGAACTCGGCGGCCTCTCTTCCGCGACGGCCGGCGTCATCCTGCGCTCGCTGATCACGTTCTCCGACCAGGGCGCCGACGTCTTCTTCGGTGAACCGGAGTTCGACACGGCCGATCTGATGCGAGTTGCGCCGGACGGAAAGGGCGTCATCACGTGTCTTGAACTTCCGCAGGTGCAGGACCGTCCCGAACTCTTCTCCACGTTCCTCATGTGGCTGCTCGCTGACCTTTTCCAGGACCTTCCCGAGGTGGGTGACGCGGAGAAGCCGAAGCTGGTCTTCTTCTTCGACGAGGCGCACCTGCTGTTCAAGGACGCGTCGAAGGCGTTCCTCGCCTCGATCGAACAGACGGTGAAGCTCATCCGATCCAAGGGTGTCGGCATCTTCTTCGTCACACAGACGCCGAAGGACGTGCCGGAGGCCGTCCTCGCCCAACTCGGCAACCGCGTCCAGCATGCGTTGCGCGCGTTCACCCCGGACGACCAGAAGGCGCTCACCCGCACCGTCCGCACCTTCCCGACGAGCGAGTACGACCTGGAGGAACTGCTCACCACCCTCGGCACCGGTGAAGCCGTCGTCACCGTCCTGAGCGAGCGCGGTGCACCGACGCCGGTGGCCTGGACGCGGATGCTAGCGCCGACCTCGCTCATGGCGCCGTCGTCCGAAGCGACGATGGATCAGTTGGTCTCCGCGTCGCCCTTCAACGCCAAGTACGGCGCCGCGGTCGATCGCGAGTCGGCGTACGAGATGTTGAACAAACGGATGGAGGCGGCGCCGGAACCCGCAGCCGCAGACCCGGAGCCGCCCGCGCCGGCAGCTCCGCCCGCCCGGCGGGCCGAGCAGGAACCGGGAGTGGTCGAGCAGGTGGTGAAGTCGAGTGCCTTCAAATCGATGCTTCGTTCGGCCGGCACCGTCATCGGACGCGAGATCACCCGAAGCCTGTTCGGGACGGCTCGGCGTCGTCGCTGACCGCTGGTTCTGATCAGCAGCCCGGCGGTCTGGAA
This is a stretch of genomic DNA from Yimella lutea. It encodes these proteins:
- a CDS encoding acetoin reductase, which encodes MSNVHITGAARGIGKSIANRLASDGHDLVVSDLPSMSDALEATAEELRAHGGKVVAATGDVSSADDVRRLVATTGDELGSLDVMVANAGIAQTKALLEVTPEEYDRVHAVNGRGVFLCYTEAAKQMISQGNGGKIIGAASIAAHKGFPLLGVYCSSKFAVRALTQSAAQEWAEHGITVNAYCPGIVDTTMWEEIDRDLGAINNVGKGESMKAMAAGIALGRVSTGDDVAKLVSYLAGPDSDYMTGQSVLVDGGMVFS
- a CDS encoding alpha-hydroxy-acid oxidizing protein, which codes for MTQLPFGREIQSRIYSAGVFGRTPSVPTHADSLERAGLKAMSPPARDYVQTGAGSGSTMDANRAAFDRHRIVPRMLRDVSRREQSISLLGSDFLSPLLTAPIGVAEMAHPDADLAVARGAKAAGVPMIISSQASVPMEQIAAELGDHPRWFQLYWSNQPSVVESFVRRAEAIGAGAIVVTLDTTVLGWRTLDLDRAYLPFARGLGIAQYTSDPAFQDLVEQRVNGGPGKQPDGRPTPAAVRSLLSITKHYPGEFRENLRSPYPRAAVQTFLEVFSRTDLTWDDLATLREMTDLPILVKGVQSVKDARLALEAGVDGIIVSNHGGRQVDGAIASLDALEAIVPVVDGHVPLLFDSGIRCGADVYKALALGASAVCIGRPYVYGLAIAGADGVREVLEHFRAELDLMMATTGVTSIAEIDSSMLA
- a CDS encoding LytR C-terminal domain-containing protein gives rise to the protein MKYAQSTGRSHARDRKRRRSLMVLIGVGLAVVLGSAYAAAYTTGMIPGSRPPQKPASCSPTKVVHANAGFVLNVYNASSGQGKAKETAKALKAHHFTVGVVSNDPYQMKLKTVGQIRFGPKGAAKAKQFVQPLVPGAQSMTDGRDDDSIDVVLGDAFPTINTPAPTTSTTPPGC
- a CDS encoding helicase HerA-like domain-containing protein — encoded protein: MSESATQLDQIKSGYGFEGLALQLGVAMDEDTPHPDAPVRLPLAMMNRHGLVAGATGTGKTKTLQLMAEQLSNQGVPVFIADIKGDISGLATPGESSEKLLDRTQGIGQQWTATAYPTEFLTLGGRGKGAPVRATMTSFGPTLLAKVLGLNDTQESSLGLIFHYADKRGLTLLDLKDLQAVIKHLVSDEGKADLKELGGLSSATAGVILRSLITFSDQGADVFFGEPEFDTADLMRVAPDGKGVITCLELPQVQDRPELFSTFLMWLLADLFQDLPEVGDAEKPKLVFFFDEAHLLFKDASKAFLASIEQTVKLIRSKGVGIFFVTQTPKDVPEAVLAQLGNRVQHALRAFTPDDQKALTRTVRTFPTSEYDLEELLTTLGTGEAVVTVLSERGAPTPVAWTRMLAPTSLMAPSSEATMDQLVSASPFNAKYGAAVDRESAYEMLNKRMEAAPEPAAADPEPPAPAAPPARRAEQEPGVVEQVVKSSAFKSMLRSAGTVIGREITRSLFGTARRRR